The following coding sequences lie in one Loxodonta africana isolate mLoxAfr1 chromosome X, mLoxAfr1.hap2, whole genome shotgun sequence genomic window:
- the EDA2R gene encoding LOW QUALITY PROTEIN: tumor necrosis factor receptor superfamily member 27 (The sequence of the model RefSeq protein was modified relative to this genomic sequence to represent the inferred CDS: inserted 3 bases in 3 codons), producing MQLLGAWLAMVAIAAATLLVLMLPDHVQAPPPILNFSPSSCRTKLMTHISLSDCGYGEGRDAYWTACHPCRYKSSWGHHRCQACITCAVINHVLKANCTATXNAICGDCLPRFYHKTRIGGLQDQECIPCTKQTPTSEVQCAFQLSLVKADARRVHPQGIMLVALVSGLLVVFTLVFXGLFFFYYKQFFNKQCQQGGSLQFEADKAVEKESLFPLPPDQETIPKSSLSESTFETQPLNPILDDDYNSTHGFSTQESFTVISCASKSYFYWLHTPTECTELDLQTFFSSASYTAANTLXWNTAESSGGRLETNVPFEVPSP from the exons ATGCAGCTACTGGGAGCGTGGCTGGCGATGGTGGCCATAGCTGCGGCCACCCTGCTGGTGCTGATGCTTCCTGATCATGTGCAGGCGCCACCACCGATC CTGAACTTCTCTCCAAGCTCCTGCAGAACAAAGTTAATGACTCACATCTCTCTGTCGGACTGTGGCTATGGAGAAGGTAGAGATGCATACTGGACAGCTTGCCATCCCTGCAGGTACAAAAGCAGCTGGGGCCACCACAGATGTCAGGCTTGCATCACCTGTGCTGTCATCAATCATGTGCTGAAGGCCAACTGCACAGCTA CTAATGCCATCTGTGGGGACTGTCTGCCCAG GTTCTACCATAAGACACGCATTGGAGGCCTTCAGGACCAAGAGTGTATCCCATGCACAAAGCAGACCCCCACCTCTGAGGTTCAGT GTGCCTTCCAGTTGAGCTTAGTGAAAGCAGATGCACGTAGAGTGCACCCTCAAGGAATCATGCTTGTTGCACTGGTGAGCGGTCTGCTTGTGGTATTTACCTTGGTCT CTGGACTCTTCTTCTTCTACTACAAGCAGTTCTTTAATAAACAGTGCCAGCAAG GAGGTTCACTGCAGTTTGAGGCTGACAAGGCAGTGGAGAAGGAATCTCTCTTCCCCTTGCCACCTGACCAGGAGACCATTCCTAAGTCCTCACTGAGCGAGAGCACCTTTGAGACCCAGCCACTTAATCCCATCCTGGATGATGACTACAACTCGACTCAtggcttctccacacaggaatccTTTACTGTAATCTCCTGTGCCTCAAAGAGCTACTTCTACTGGCTACACACTCCCACTGAATGCACAGAGCTGGACCTGCAAACATTTTTCAGCTCTGCCTCCTATACTGCAGCCAACACCT GGTGGAACACTGCAGAAAGCTCTGGAGGCAGGCTGGAGACCAATGTGCCCTTTGAAGTCCCCAGCCCTTAA